A window from Eubalaena glacialis isolate mEubGla1 chromosome 1, mEubGla1.1.hap2.+ XY, whole genome shotgun sequence encodes these proteins:
- the C1H2orf66 gene encoding uncharacterized protein C2orf66 homolog, with product MPKALPLLAVALVLLGLVHGAMLRNEEKWKPLNNPRNRDLFFGTLQAYFKGRGLDLGMFSNISSMNENPRPLSFQSELIASAFADYEEQKNSFPNYLKV from the exons ATGCCCAAAGCACTCCCGCTGCTGGCTGTTGCCCTGGTGCTACTTGGGCTTGTGCATGGAGCCATGTTGAGAAACGAAGAAAAATGGAAGCCCCTCAACAATCCTAGAAACCGAGATCTG ttTTTCGGAACCCTTCAGGCATATTTTAAAGGAAGAGGTCTTGATCTTGggatgttttcaaatatttcctccatGAACGAGAATCCCAGACCTCTCTCTTTCCAATCAGAACTTATTGCTTCTGCATTTGCAGAttatgaagaacagaaaaactcCTTCCCCAATTACCTCAAAGTCTGA